In Salirhabdus salicampi, the sequence AGAGAAAAAGGATAAAAGAAGCGGAGGGCCGAATATAAAATAATATCATATAGGGTGGTATGATTTTTGAGTCTGATGAACTTAGGTTAACGCTAAGTTCATTTTTCTTATGCTCTAAGTTGTTATTCGAATTAGATAGACGAGAGGGATTAGAAGGACCTTAGCGTGAAAGTTCTGTTACCGTTTTTCTAGTCTTAGGAGTCTTCAATAGTACAATGCCAAAAATAATCATGATAATCCCTAATACTTTTATTGTACTCAAGGCCTCTTCCCATAAAACTACACCTATAAATGCAATGATCCCTGTTGTTGCTCCTGCCCAAATACCATAAGCTAAACTTAAAGAGATGGATCTTACACTTAATGATAAGAAATAAAATGAAATTCCATATCCAACAGTTACAGCTATGGAAGGCAAGAGTACGGTAAATCCTTCTGATATTTTGAGCATTGTAGCTGCCAAAATGTCGGCGGTAATTGAAATAGCTAATGCAGTATACCCTTTCATTATAATCCCTTCTTTCTGTAGATTTTTAGTGTCCACCACCAAGGTTCAATAATATAACGCCGAAAACAATGAAAGTTAAACCGAAGATTATTTTGCCGTTCATTTTCTCTTTATAAATGGTAATGCCAACTAATGCTGTTAATGCTGTTCCTAACCCTGCCCATATAGCAAATGCTGTACCAAGGGATAACGTCTTTAATGCTAAAGATAAACCATAGAAAGCAATTCCATATGAGACAAGCACCCCAATAGTAGGGAAGAGATTTTTAAAGCCGTTGGTTGCCTTAAGCATGGAACTTCCAAACACTTCACATATAATAGAAAGGCCTAATAACAGATAGGCATTCATCATTATCCCTCCCTTTTTGTCATTTCCCATAATTGTTGCATTACGTGGTCTACCTTTTCTTTTTCGAGTGAAGCTACATTAAACATTTTCGAGTAATAAATACCATCTAGCGCAAATCGAATAATATCTGTAGTTATCGGATTTATCTTGTCACCTTCCAATTTTTTCAAAAGATCTACATAGCTTTCCGAAATATTTTCCGTTATTTCTGGTTCTAAAAATGAAGCAGCAAGAATTCCTACATTTAACTCCGCATTTTGCTCTATGTCTATTTTTGTAGCTTCAATTAATGCGCGGGACCATTTCCCTGTCTCATTTGGATCCTTTTCAGCCGCATTGTAGAAATGAAAGGCAAAGTCATCGAAAATATGTTGTGCTAGTCCTTCGATTAAAGACTTTTTATTTGGAAAGTGATATAACAACCCACCTTTGCTAATACTAGCTTTCTTAGCAATAGCATCCAATGTCAAAGACTGTAAACCATTATCAAGGATAATTTGTTTTGCTGTACCTAAAATAAGCTGACGCTTCTCATCTGCTTTCGCTTTCATTTGAAAATCTCTCCTTATTTAAAATAACCTTTACCAATTTTATTGTACCGTCTAGACGGTTTTTTGTAAAAAATAATAATTTATATGATATAAAACGGTAAACAAAAAAGGAGATTTTCTTTTAATTAAGTAATTGTAATCTTGAACTATAATCGCTTAGTTACCGGAGAAAAGAAATAAATGCTAACATATGTGTAAAGTTAAGTAAGCTTTTTTAGTTGCAATAGAGTTAAGAAATGCACTTTGTTACAATCTTAGTAGGATAAATTTTATATTGGAGTGAAGGAAATGTTAATCGGTCATATAAAAGAAATCGTTCGTCACCCGGTAAAATCTTTACGAGGAGAAAGTGTAAAAGAAACAAAAGTAATGAAATATGGTTTATATGGAGACCGTAGCCATGCTTATTTAGATGAAACGAATAAAGGGGATTTTTTAACAATTACCCAATTTCAAGAAATGGTTCAATATACAGCAAGATTTAGCGGAGAAGAGGCAATCGACAAATATCCAGAAGTCGAAGTAATCACACCCGATGGGACGGTTTATGATTGGGAAGATATTGAATTAATCAAAGAAATAGAGAAACAATCGAACCGAAAAATCTCTACGAGAAAATATTCGCCATCTTATGTACCTATTGGGCCAATAGCTGTAGAACATATTCTACTTGCAACAGATGCTTCATTAAATAAGCTGGAGCAATTATGGGGAAAAGACGACGTTGATTTGAGAAGATTTCGTCCTAATTTATTTCTTTCATTAAAGGAAAAAAAACCTTTTATTGAAGAAGAGTGGATCGGAAGGCGAATTAAAATAGGAAGTGAAGTAGAAATGGAGTTCGTCGGACATTGTAAAAGGTGCATGATTATTACGGTTAATCCTGAGAATGCCGAAAAAGATCCAAGTTTACATAAAACGATCATAAAGGAGAGAAATAACAATTTCGGCGTATATGCTTCCGTGATAAAGACAGGAGATATCCAAGTAGATGATGAAGTGCATCTTCTTGATTAATTTAATAAGAAGGCATAAATGCAAATGATTACTCACCTCAAATAAATTTGTGAGGCTGCATGGTGTAGTTTTCATTAATGAAGATATTTAAAATGAAAGAAAGGAATGGATTTTCATCTACAACAAAAGTGATGAAAAATGCACAAAATAAAGATGGGGCCAGATTTCTGCTTAGTAATCAGAAGTCTGGCCCTTTGTATTTATTGGTAGATAAGCGAGTTGTTTTCTTTATTTACGGCTCTTTTATTAGTACACCAGTTTTTCAACTGTAGTTTCTCAAATTTAGTATATTGCGAAGGATAGTGATTTTAACTGGACTAGCGTTATTCTTCCAAATCCCTTTTCTTTTTAATGGGAACAAAATTTAAGATTTCCTTTGTTTCAAAAGTGTCAATTAGCCTGTTAAGCCAATCATAATATTCAAGCCATTTTTGAAGCTTTTCCGTATCAACTTCAGCCTGTTCACGAATTTCATTAGATGCCTCTGAATTATCATGCAGCTCTTGAAATTCAGCAATCGTTTTTTCAATGGCGCGTTTATTCATTGTAACGGCTGCGCGCCATTTAGTTGTAAAGTAATCAAAAAAGCGCTGATAAGAATTATCATTAACTACGTACAAATCCTTCCTTACACCTTTTCTCCAAGCCTTTTCTACCATATTTAAGTCAAGTAAGGTTCTTACCGCAAGACTCATACTGGCTTTACTCATTCCGAGTTCTTCTTTCATTTCATCAAGTGTAAGTGGTTTATCGGAAAAGAAAAGAAGACAGTATACTCTTCCAATGGAAGGACTGACTCCATAAAGGTTCATATTTTGTGAAATGGCTTCTATGACTCTTGCTCTTCCTTGTTTTAATGTATTATCTTCAGACATTTATATCACATCCCAACATTTAGGTTACATATTGGGTGAGAAAATGTAAAGACCACATTTTCAAAGGAAATTGGATGATATAAGAGTATTTGTACATAATTTTGATGTTTAGTTTGTTTAATAAATATTGTACGCATTATATGGATGATATAGATTCAATATACGGTTTGAATTTGATTAAATAATCAAACTATAATTAATAAGGTCGGAAGCGACAAATTAAACGAGGTGAAATAATGAAAGAGGAACAAACTAAGATTAAAGTCAGTGATGTGACTAAAATATTTGGTAAGTCATCAAAAAAGGCTTTGCATTTATTAAAGGAAGGTAAGTCAAAGGATGACATTTTGAAGGAAACCGGGTCAACTGTAGGTGTGAACCGAGCGTCCTTTGATGTTAAAGCAGGTGAAATTTTCGTTATCATGGGTTTATCTGGTAGTGGAAAGTCTACCTTAGTAAGATTACTTAATCGACTTATTGAGCCTACAATTGGGCAAGTACATATTGATGGTAAAGATATAGTGAAGATGAAGAAGGAAGAATTAAGGGAAGTTAGAAGGAAAAAAATCAGCATGGTTTTCCAAAAGTTTGCTTTATTCCCGCATAAAACAGTACTTGAAAACACGGAGTACGGTTTGAAGATTCAAGATGTTGAAAAGGACGTAAGAAGTGAAAAAGCGTTAAACGCATTAGAATTAGTAGGACTGAAAGGCTATGAGAATCAGTACCCAAGTCAATTGAGTGGTGGAATGCAGCAAAGAGTTGGATTAGCAAGAGGACTTGCAAGTGAGCCGGATATATTATTGATGGATGAGGCATTTAGTGCATTGGATCCCTTAATACGAAAAGATATGCAGGATGAGCTATTGCAGTTGCAATCCACTATGGAAAAAACGATTGTATTCATTACGCATGATTTAGATGAAGCATTAAGAATTGGCGATCGAATTGCCTTAATGAAGGACGGAAGTATTGATCAAATTGGAACACCGGAAGAAATCTTGATGAACCCTGCCAATGATTATGTTGAGAAATTTGTTGAAGATGTCGATCTTTCTAAAGTATTAACGGCCGGGCACGTTATGAAACGTGGAGAAACGATTCAAGTTGATAAAGGGCCACGAGTGGCGTTGCAACTAATGAAGGATAATGGAATTTCCTCCCTTTATGTCGTTGATAAGCAAAATCGATTATTAGGTGCAATTATGGCACAAGGTGCAAGGAAAGCCGTTGATTCAAATCTCACGCTTCAAGAAGCAATGATTAAAGATGTTGAAAAAGTAAATCAAGATACACTTCTAACAGATATTTTTGACCAAGTGTCCAACGCTGAAATTCCGCTAGCAGTTGTAGATGAACAAAATCGAATTAAAGGTATCGTGATCCGCGGGTCAGTTCTAGGAGCTTTGGCTGGTAATGAAGAACATATTAATGAAATGTCTGAAATACAACAGCAAGAAAAACAATTAAAAACGGAGGTGAGGTAGATGCAAGAACTTTTACCAAAGCTTCCTTTAGCTAAATGGGTTGATGCGTTCGTAGAATGGTTAACTCTTACCTTTGAAGTATTTTTTGAGGGAATGGCAGTTGGAATTGAAGGAGCAGTAGAAGGTATTGTTATTGGTTTAGGGTTTATACCAGCAATTGCACTTATCATTCTTGTTAGTTTACTAGGTTGGAAGGTTTGCAATTGGAAAATAGGACTATTTATTTTCCTGGGATTGAACTTAATCGATAACTTGAGATATTGGGATGCAATGCTTGAAACCGTTGCCCTAGTGTTAATCGCCGTCCTTATTTCCGTTATTATTGGAATACCGATGGGAATCTGGGCTTCACAGAATAATACAGTAAGGCAAATTGTTACACCAATTTTAGATTTTATGCAAACGATGCCCGCTTTTGTGTATCTATTGCCAGCCATCTTCTTTTTTAACATCGGTGTCGTACCAGGGGTATTTGCTTCTGTGATATTTGCGGTACCACCTACAATTCGTTTAACGACACTAGGAATTCAACAGGTTCCTGCTGATTTAATAGAAGCATCTGATGCATTTGGTTCCACAACAAAACAGAGGTTATTACAAGTACAATTACCGCTCGCAACGCCAACCATTATGGCTGGTGTTAATCAAAGTATTATGTTGGCGCTATCTATGGTAGTTATTTCTTCCATGGTAGGAGCACCTGGTCTGGGAGCTGACGTATACCGGGCAGTAACAACCATTGAAACTGGAGTTGGTTTTGAAGCAGGTCTTGCAATCGTGGTTGTAGCAATTGTGATTGATAGACTTACTCAAAATATAGGTAAAAAAGAACAGGGAGGAAAAAAGTAAATGTTAAAAAAACTTATGGGAGTAACAGCAGCATTAGCACTATCTATTGGCTTAACAGCATGTGGAAATGAAGAAGCAAGCGGAAATGAAACTGTAGGAGATTCAGTAGATTACAAGATTGTTGGAATTGATCCAGGATCAGGTATTATGGATATAACGATCAACAAAATATTACCAGAGTATGGTCTTGAGGATAATTGGGATGTAGTATCAGGTTCTGGTGCGGCGATGACAGCAGCTTTAAAAAAAGCAATTACTAAGGAAGAGCCAATTATCGTGACAGGTTGGATCCCACACTGGAAATTTTCTGAATTTGATTTAAAAATGCTTGAAGATCCTAAAGGGCTCTACGGTGGTAAAGAGGATATCAATACAATCGTTCGTCAAGGGTTAGATGAGGATCTGCCAGGTGTATATTCGTTCTTTGACCAATTCGAATGGGGACCAGATGAGTTGCAAGACGTTATGGTTAAAATCGAAAACGGAACGGATGAGCAAGAAGCAGCAAAAGAGTGGGCTGCAGAAAATAAAGATATGGTTGATGCTTGGACTAAGGGAGTAGAATCTGGTAACGGTGAAGAAGTTAAATTAACATATGTTTCTTGGTCAGATGTTATCGCAAGTTCAAATGTAGTAAAATACGTATTGGAAAATGAGTTAAATTATTCAGTTAATTTAATTCAAGTTGATGCTGGCGCAATGTGGGCCGGTGTTGCTGACGGTAGTGCTGATGCTATGGTCGGCGCATGGTTACCTACCACACACGATAAGTATTACACTAAATTTGAGGGAGACTTCGTAGATCTTGGTCCAAACCTTACTGGTACACAAAATGGCCTTGTTGTTCCCGCTTATATGGACATTGATTCCATTGAAGATTTAAAAGATGCTGAATAAAAATGGTAACCCAAAAACCAACCTCATAAGAGAGGTTGGTTTTTTATTAGTTTGAAAAGTAACTTCTGAAATG encodes:
- a CDS encoding DMT family transporter translates to MKGYTALAISITADILAATMLKISEGFTVLLPSIAVTVGYGISFYFLSLSVRSISLSLAYGIWAGATTGIIAFIGVVLWEEALSTIKVLGIIMIIFGIVLLKTPKTRKTVTELSR
- a CDS encoding DMT family transporter, whose amino-acid sequence is MNAYLLLGLSIICEVFGSSMLKATNGFKNLFPTIGVLVSYGIAFYGLSLALKTLSLGTAFAIWAGLGTALTALVGITIYKEKMNGKIIFGLTFIVFGVILLNLGGGH
- a CDS encoding TetR/AcrR family transcriptional regulator, which codes for MKAKADEKRQLILGTAKQIILDNGLQSLTLDAIAKKASISKGGLLYHFPNKKSLIEGLAQHIFDDFAFHFYNAAEKDPNETGKWSRALIEATKIDIEQNAELNVGILAASFLEPEITENISESYVDLLKKLEGDKINPITTDIIRFALDGIYYSKMFNVASLEKEKVDHVMQQLWEMTKREG
- a CDS encoding MOSC domain-containing protein; amino-acid sequence: MLIGHIKEIVRHPVKSLRGESVKETKVMKYGLYGDRSHAYLDETNKGDFLTITQFQEMVQYTARFSGEEAIDKYPEVEVITPDGTVYDWEDIELIKEIEKQSNRKISTRKYSPSYVPIGPIAVEHILLATDASLNKLEQLWGKDDVDLRRFRPNLFLSLKEKKPFIEEEWIGRRIKIGSEVEMEFVGHCKRCMIITVNPENAEKDPSLHKTIIKERNNNFGVYASVIKTGDIQVDDEVHLLD
- a CDS encoding GbsR/MarR family transcriptional regulator, with product MSEDNTLKQGRARVIEAISQNMNLYGVSPSIGRVYCLLFFSDKPLTLDEMKEELGMSKASMSLAVRTLLDLNMVEKAWRKGVRKDLYVVNDNSYQRFFDYFTTKWRAAVTMNKRAIEKTIAEFQELHDNSEASNEIREQAEVDTEKLQKWLEYYDWLNRLIDTFETKEILNFVPIKKKRDLEE
- a CDS encoding quaternary amine ABC transporter ATP-binding protein, which produces MKEEQTKIKVSDVTKIFGKSSKKALHLLKEGKSKDDILKETGSTVGVNRASFDVKAGEIFVIMGLSGSGKSTLVRLLNRLIEPTIGQVHIDGKDIVKMKKEELREVRRKKISMVFQKFALFPHKTVLENTEYGLKIQDVEKDVRSEKALNALELVGLKGYENQYPSQLSGGMQQRVGLARGLASEPDILLMDEAFSALDPLIRKDMQDELLQLQSTMEKTIVFITHDLDEALRIGDRIALMKDGSIDQIGTPEEILMNPANDYVEKFVEDVDLSKVLTAGHVMKRGETIQVDKGPRVALQLMKDNGISSLYVVDKQNRLLGAIMAQGARKAVDSNLTLQEAMIKDVEKVNQDTLLTDIFDQVSNAEIPLAVVDEQNRIKGIVIRGSVLGALAGNEEHINEMSEIQQQEKQLKTEVR
- a CDS encoding ABC transporter permease translates to MQELLPKLPLAKWVDAFVEWLTLTFEVFFEGMAVGIEGAVEGIVIGLGFIPAIALIILVSLLGWKVCNWKIGLFIFLGLNLIDNLRYWDAMLETVALVLIAVLISVIIGIPMGIWASQNNTVRQIVTPILDFMQTMPAFVYLLPAIFFFNIGVVPGVFASVIFAVPPTIRLTTLGIQQVPADLIEASDAFGSTTKQRLLQVQLPLATPTIMAGVNQSIMLALSMVVISSMVGAPGLGADVYRAVTTIETGVGFEAGLAIVVVAIVIDRLTQNIGKKEQGGKK
- a CDS encoding glycine betaine ABC transporter substrate-binding protein, whose amino-acid sequence is MLKKLMGVTAALALSIGLTACGNEEASGNETVGDSVDYKIVGIDPGSGIMDITINKILPEYGLEDNWDVVSGSGAAMTAALKKAITKEEPIIVTGWIPHWKFSEFDLKMLEDPKGLYGGKEDINTIVRQGLDEDLPGVYSFFDQFEWGPDELQDVMVKIENGTDEQEAAKEWAAENKDMVDAWTKGVESGNGEEVKLTYVSWSDVIASSNVVKYVLENELNYSVNLIQVDAGAMWAGVADGSADAMVGAWLPTTHDKYYTKFEGDFVDLGPNLTGTQNGLVVPAYMDIDSIEDLKDAE